The proteins below are encoded in one region of Sedimentibacter sp. zth1:
- a CDS encoding rubredoxin, producing MKKYVCDTCGYKYDEELGEPKSNIDTKILWEELPYDYTCPICGSGKNTFSLEK from the coding sequence ATGAAAAAATACGTTTGCGACACATGTGGATATAAATATGATGAAGAATTAGGTGAACCTAAAAGTAATATCGATACCAAAATATTATGGGAAGAATTACCATATGATTATACTTGTCCTATTTGTGGATCAGGAAAAAATACTTTTAGTTTA